In the genome of Pseudophryne corroboree isolate aPseCor3 unplaced genomic scaffold, aPseCor3.hap2 scaffold_172, whole genome shotgun sequence, one region contains:
- the LOC135002163 gene encoding serine-rich adhesin for platelets-like isoform X2 yields MAEGGSRKRTSLTQDEAETSHSQKSHSDASHDEYESPDEGSIHRAPKFTDDETDTLIDQVIHHTCQLFGPEAFNVHQKFKNNTWEEIAKSVSTARDIHRTPESCKKRLRDCKRKTNHKIKCRRKLQKVWEKKLEEHFRMVQDDERPPTGSQELKVAQEKNQKKTHKKKQKNLEEQQSGSFTTISRKVSFSETKTVMTDNFPPTADEPSVMPHILTLDNPSMVDEPSMLHHDATADHATMLDQPSMLQHTSTVDDTSFVAEPSMLKHSARVDDHSTADQTSMMQEYSSVVQSSTTVETSTVNETSMRQEQSTMDDPFMEEENSTMLNPLMLDKAIESNMVTATQTQDNINEEPVLHSQKSNIDTEDTNQVELNAETAHSSVIDHGLQDQFLDSTNQECDVSRSQTISQQDSLKETMQLIERNRNEEMKKIEHQINQLNNNIQILNTTQRQQNQALVTLANFYDHLVSSQNVAAINYQQMQHSINQMLAWQYETITITRMISTFMQLLTEERQRMSRSDNPSCISNATAGTFVSSCTRGDYVTSSTHREYATSAAPGTYLYTTLPGESVSTPAAGTDVSTTLPGPYVSTTATVTYVSTTLPVYSVSTAAASTNVSTTLTGPYASYTLPGPYVSTTAAGPYLSTTLTGPYVSSTLSEPYVSIPAPRPYVSTTLTGPYVSSTLSGPYVSIRETGPCVSSTFAGPYASIPAPRPYVSTTATEPYVCTTVTGHYVSSTLAEPYVSIPASRPYVSTTFTGPYVSSTSAGPYVSTTATEPSVSTTITGHYVSSILAEPYVSIPASRPYVSTTFTGPYVSSTSAGPYVSTTATEPSVSTTVTGHYVSSILAEPYVSIPASRPYVSTTFTGPYVSSTLSGPYVYNNLHGDYVSTAYRGLNVSTTAPGPYLLKPKPGHSESTTGQIASESTADSGPSESTAATGKYKSTAAPVPSEYSPENTNLRSIAVASEVHSRLQLAYRPSSSYDENMDLRVRLERANIQIQHWKRQEANDEDEA; encoded by the exons ATGGCAGAGGGTGGTAGCAGAAAACGAACCTCACTTACTCAAGATGAAGCTGAAACATCTCACAGTCAGAAGAGTCACAGTGATGCTTCTCATGATGAATATGAATCTCCTGATGAAGGAAGCATCCACAGGGCCCCAAAGTTCACAGATGATGAAACAGACACCCTCATTGACCAAGttattcatcatacatgtcagctatttggtcccgaagcttttaatgtacaccagaaatttaaaaataatacttgggaagaaatagcaaaatctgtgtctacagctcgagatatacatcgaactcctgaaagctgcaaaaagagactacgtgactgtaagaggaagacaaatcataaaataaagtgtagaagaaaactccaaaaggtttgggagaaaaaactagaagagcactttagaatggtacaagatgacgagaggccacccactggttcccagg aacttaaggttgctcaagaaaaaaatcaaaagaaaacacataagaaaaagcagaagaatttggaagagcaacagtctg gttcctttacaacaatttcaaggaaagtttctttttctgaaacaaaaacagttatgacagacaattttcctccaactgcggatgaaccatcagtgatgccacatattttaacattGGACAATCCTTCCATGGTGGACGAACCATCAATGCTGCATCATGATGCAACAGCGGACCATGCTACCATGTTGGACCAACCATCAATGCTGCAACATACTTCGACAGTGGATGATACTTCCTTTGTGGCCGAACCATCAATGCTGAAACATTCGGCAAGAGTGGATGATCATTCCACGGCGGACCAAACATCAATGATGCAAGAATATTCTTCTGTGGTTCAAAGTTCCACTACGGTAGAGACTTCCACGGTAAATGAAACATCCATGAGGCAAGAACAATCAACAATGGATGATCCTTTCATGGAGGAAGAAAATTCAACCATGCTAAACCCTTTAATGTTAGATAAAG CCATAGAAAGCAACATGGTGACTGCCACACAGACACAGGATAACATTAATGAGGAGCCTGTATTGCACAGCCAGAAAAGTAATATTGATACAGAAGATACCAACCAGGTGGAATtgaatgcagagactgcacattctagtgtaattgaccatggtcttcaagaccaattcctggactctacaaatcaag aatgtgacgttagcagatcacaaaccattagccaacaggattctttaaaggaaaccatgcagctaattgagaggaatagaaatgaagaaatgaaaaaaattgaacatcaaataaatcagctgaataataatatacagattctcaacacaacacaaagacaacagaatcaagcacttgtcactcttgcaaatttttacgatcatcttgtttcatcacagaatgtggcagcaatcaactaccaacagatgcagcacagtataaatcaaatgctagcatggcagtatgagactattaccatcacacgcatgatttccactttcatgcaactgttgacagaagaaagacaaagaatgtccagatcagataatccttcttgtatatccaatgctacagcaggaacctttgtatccagctgtacacgtggagactatgtaacaagctctacacacagagagtatgcaacgagcgctgcacctggaacctatctatacaccactttaccaggagaatctgtatccacccctgcagcaggaacagatgtatccaccactttaccaggaccctatgtatccaccactgcaacagtaacctatgtatccaccactttaccagtatactctgtatccactgctgcagcaagtaccaatgtttccaccactttaacaggaccatatgcatcctacactttaccaggaccctatgtatccaccactgcagcaggaccctatctatccactactttaacaggaccctatgtatcctcgacattatcagaaccctatgtatccatccctgcaccaagaccctatgtatccactactttaacaggaccctatgtatcctcgacattatcaggaccctatgtatccatacgtgaaacaggaccctgtgtatcctccacttttgcaggaccctatgcatccatccctgcaccaagaccctatgtatccaccactgcaacagaaccctatgtatgcacgactgtaacaggacactatgtatcctcaactttagcagaaccctatgtatccatccctgcatcaagaccctatgtatccactacttttacaggaccctatgtatcctccacttcagcaggaccctatgtatccaccactgcaacagaaccctctgtatccacgactataacaggacactatgtatcctcaattttagcagaaccctatgtatccatccctgcatcaagaccctatgtatccactacttttacaggaccctatgtatcctccacttcagcaggaccctatgtatccaccactgcaacagaaccctctgtatccacgactgtaacaggacactatgtatcctcaattttagcagaaccctatgtatccatccctgcatcaagaccctatgtatccactacttttacaggaccctatgtatcctccactttatCAGGACCCTATGTATACAACAACTTACATGGAGACTATGTATCCACTGCTTATAGAGGCCtcaatgtatccaccactgcaccagggccctatttattgaagccaaaaccaggacactcagaatccactactggacaaattgcctcagaatccaccgctgactcaggaccctcagaatccaccgctgcaacaggaaagtataaatccaccgctgcacctgtaccctctgaatacagccctgaaaacacaaatttgagaagcatagctgtagcatcagaagtgcattcaagattgcaattggcttatcgacctagctcaagctatgatgagaatatggatcttcgagtcagattagagcgtgcaaatattcaaattcaacattggaagagacaggaagctaacgatgaggatgaagcttaa
- the LOC135002163 gene encoding serine-rich adhesin for platelets-like isoform X1 → MAEGGSRKRTSLTQDEAETSHSQKSHSDASHDEYESPDEGSIHRAPKFTDDETDTLIDQVIHHTCQLFGPEAFNVHQKFKNNTWEEIAKSVSTARDIHRTPESCKKRLRDCKRKTNHKIKCRRKLQKVWEKKLEEHFRMVQDDERPPTGSQELKVAQEKNQKKTHKKKQKNLEEQQSGSFTTISRKVSFSETKTVMTDNFPPTADEPSVMPHILTLDNPSMVDEPSMLHHDATADHATMLDQPSMLQHTSTVDDTSFVAEPSMLKHSARVDDHSTADQTSMMQEYSSVVQSSTTVETSTVNETSMRQEQSTMDDPFMEEENSTMLNPLMLDKAIESNMVTATQTQDNINEEPVLHSQKSNIDTEDTNQVELNAETAHSSVIDHGLQDQFLDSTNQELFIHTECDVSRSQTISQQDSLKETMQLIERNRNEEMKKIEHQINQLNNNIQILNTTQRQQNQALVTLANFYDHLVSSQNVAAINYQQMQHSINQMLAWQYETITITRMISTFMQLLTEERQRMSRSDNPSCISNATAGTFVSSCTRGDYVTSSTHREYATSAAPGTYLYTTLPGESVSTPAAGTDVSTTLPGPYVSTTATVTYVSTTLPVYSVSTAAASTNVSTTLTGPYASYTLPGPYVSTTAAGPYLSTTLTGPYVSSTLSEPYVSIPAPRPYVSTTLTGPYVSSTLSGPYVSIRETGPCVSSTFAGPYASIPAPRPYVSTTATEPYVCTTVTGHYVSSTLAEPYVSIPASRPYVSTTFTGPYVSSTSAGPYVSTTATEPSVSTTITGHYVSSILAEPYVSIPASRPYVSTTFTGPYVSSTSAGPYVSTTATEPSVSTTVTGHYVSSILAEPYVSIPASRPYVSTTFTGPYVSSTLSGPYVYNNLHGDYVSTAYRGLNVSTTAPGPYLLKPKPGHSESTTGQIASESTADSGPSESTAATGKYKSTAAPVPSEYSPENTNLRSIAVASEVHSRLQLAYRPSSSYDENMDLRVRLERANIQIQHWKRQEANDEDEA, encoded by the exons ATGGCAGAGGGTGGTAGCAGAAAACGAACCTCACTTACTCAAGATGAAGCTGAAACATCTCACAGTCAGAAGAGTCACAGTGATGCTTCTCATGATGAATATGAATCTCCTGATGAAGGAAGCATCCACAGGGCCCCAAAGTTCACAGATGATGAAACAGACACCCTCATTGACCAAGttattcatcatacatgtcagctatttggtcccgaagcttttaatgtacaccagaaatttaaaaataatacttgggaagaaatagcaaaatctgtgtctacagctcgagatatacatcgaactcctgaaagctgcaaaaagagactacgtgactgtaagaggaagacaaatcataaaataaagtgtagaagaaaactccaaaaggtttgggagaaaaaactagaagagcactttagaatggtacaagatgacgagaggccacccactggttcccagg aacttaaggttgctcaagaaaaaaatcaaaagaaaacacataagaaaaagcagaagaatttggaagagcaacagtctg gttcctttacaacaatttcaaggaaagtttctttttctgaaacaaaaacagttatgacagacaattttcctccaactgcggatgaaccatcagtgatgccacatattttaacattGGACAATCCTTCCATGGTGGACGAACCATCAATGCTGCATCATGATGCAACAGCGGACCATGCTACCATGTTGGACCAACCATCAATGCTGCAACATACTTCGACAGTGGATGATACTTCCTTTGTGGCCGAACCATCAATGCTGAAACATTCGGCAAGAGTGGATGATCATTCCACGGCGGACCAAACATCAATGATGCAAGAATATTCTTCTGTGGTTCAAAGTTCCACTACGGTAGAGACTTCCACGGTAAATGAAACATCCATGAGGCAAGAACAATCAACAATGGATGATCCTTTCATGGAGGAAGAAAATTCAACCATGCTAAACCCTTTAATGTTAGATAAAG CCATAGAAAGCAACATGGTGACTGCCACACAGACACAGGATAACATTAATGAGGAGCCTGTATTGCACAGCCAGAAAAGTAATATTGATACAGAAGATACCAACCAGGTGGAATtgaatgcagagactgcacattctagtgtaattgaccatggtcttcaagaccaattcctggactctacaaatcaag aactttttatacacacagaatgtgacgttagcagatcacaaaccattagccaacaggattctttaaaggaaaccatgcagctaattgagaggaatagaaatgaagaaatgaaaaaaattgaacatcaaataaatcagctgaataataatatacagattctcaacacaacacaaagacaacagaatcaagcacttgtcactcttgcaaatttttacgatcatcttgtttcatcacagaatgtggcagcaatcaactaccaacagatgcagcacagtataaatcaaatgctagcatggcagtatgagactattaccatcacacgcatgatttccactttcatgcaactgttgacagaagaaagacaaagaatgtccagatcagataatccttcttgtatatccaatgctacagcaggaacctttgtatccagctgtacacgtggagactatgtaacaagctctacacacagagagtatgcaacgagcgctgcacctggaacctatctatacaccactttaccaggagaatctgtatccacccctgcagcaggaacagatgtatccaccactttaccaggaccctatgtatccaccactgcaacagtaacctatgtatccaccactttaccagtatactctgtatccactgctgcagcaagtaccaatgtttccaccactttaacaggaccatatgcatcctacactttaccaggaccctatgtatccaccactgcagcaggaccctatctatccactactttaacaggaccctatgtatcctcgacattatcagaaccctatgtatccatccctgcaccaagaccctatgtatccactactttaacaggaccctatgtatcctcgacattatcaggaccctatgtatccatacgtgaaacaggaccctgtgtatcctccacttttgcaggaccctatgcatccatccctgcaccaagaccctatgtatccaccactgcaacagaaccctatgtatgcacgactgtaacaggacactatgtatcctcaactttagcagaaccctatgtatccatccctgcatcaagaccctatgtatccactacttttacaggaccctatgtatcctccacttcagcaggaccctatgtatccaccactgcaacagaaccctctgtatccacgactataacaggacactatgtatcctcaattttagcagaaccctatgtatccatccctgcatcaagaccctatgtatccactacttttacaggaccctatgtatcctccacttcagcaggaccctatgtatccaccactgcaacagaaccctctgtatccacgactgtaacaggacactatgtatcctcaattttagcagaaccctatgtatccatccctgcatcaagaccctatgtatccactacttttacaggaccctatgtatcctccactttatCAGGACCCTATGTATACAACAACTTACATGGAGACTATGTATCCACTGCTTATAGAGGCCtcaatgtatccaccactgcaccagggccctatttattgaagccaaaaccaggacactcagaatccactactggacaaattgcctcagaatccaccgctgactcaggaccctcagaatccaccgctgcaacaggaaagtataaatccaccgctgcacctgtaccctctgaatacagccctgaaaacacaaatttgagaagcatagctgtagcatcagaagtgcattcaagattgcaattggcttatcgacctagctcaagctatgatgagaatatggatcttcgagtcagattagagcgtgcaaatattcaaattcaacattggaagagacaggaagctaacgatgaggatgaagcttaa